A region of Thermococcus argininiproducens DNA encodes the following proteins:
- a CDS encoding 6-pyruvoyl trahydropterin synthase family protein: MKARLREKFSFDAAHAVVINGEPEEIHGHTFKGEVLIEGEVKEGYIMDFLELRKIIEMTITPLKHKNLNRIFKNPTTENIALWIAEQIKTNLPENIRLYKIVLWEGDENGVEFEF; the protein is encoded by the coding sequence ATGAAGGCAAGGCTCAGAGAAAAGTTTAGTTTTGATGCCGCACATGCTGTAGTAATTAATGGCGAACCAGAAGAAATACATGGCCATACGTTCAAAGGAGAAGTTCTAATCGAAGGGGAAGTTAAAGAAGGCTATATAATGGACTTTCTGGAACTAAGAAAGATAATAGAAATGACAATAACACCATTGAAACATAAAAATCTCAACAGAATATTTAAAAATCCAACCACGGAAAACATAGCCCTATGGATTGCTGAACAGATTAAAACAAACTTGCCGGAGAATATCAGACTTTACAAAATTGTTTTGTGGGAAGGAGACGAAAATGGGGTTGAATTCGAGTTTTAA
- a CDS encoding ferredoxin: protein MKVVVDRDTCIGCGVCASICPDVFEMDEEGKAKVLVPETDLECAKEAAESCPTGAITVE, encoded by the coding sequence ATGAAGGTTGTCGTTGATAGGGACACATGCATTGGATGTGGAGTTTGTGCAAGCATTTGTCCAGACGTTTTTGAGATGGATGAGGAAGGAAAAGCCAAAGTTCTTGTACCTGAAACTGACCTTGAATGTGCAAAAGAAGCAGCAGAGAGCTGCCCAACCGGAGCAATTACAGTTGAGTGA
- a CDS encoding sulfite exporter TauE/SafE family protein, producing MISYLLDFILGTAIGTIAGLFGIGGGFLIVPSLIFMGLPVHTAIGTSLSCIVVSSFASAYTHVRRGKVLLKVVAIKEVFSIPAALIGAYITIYLEESLLQTVFSLLLFYLAYKMATAPSRENSEKAMDIKYQNIPIVGILSGFISGLLGISGGILNVPLFHVLVEIPVRYSIGTSSVAIFFTALAGTYGHFKVGHVNIETTLLLAPGLIVGGYLGAKGAHILHPEKLKRWFALMLILIGVKMLL from the coding sequence ATGATCAGCTATCTCCTTGATTTCATCCTTGGGACTGCAATAGGCACGATCGCTGGCCTTTTTGGAATAGGTGGTGGATTTCTGATAGTACCATCCCTTATTTTTATGGGCCTACCCGTCCACACTGCCATTGGTACAAGTCTTAGCTGTATAGTAGTTAGCTCTTTTGCCTCAGCTTATACCCACGTTAGAAGAGGGAAAGTTCTTCTCAAAGTTGTGGCAATTAAGGAGGTCTTCTCAATACCAGCAGCTTTAATTGGGGCCTATATAACCATATATTTGGAAGAATCTCTTCTACAGACTGTCTTCTCGCTTCTCCTCTTTTATCTGGCATACAAAATGGCAACGGCCCCTTCAAGGGAGAACTCTGAAAAAGCTATGGATATAAAATATCAAAATATCCCGATAGTGGGTATACTTTCAGGTTTTATCTCTGGTCTCCTCGGGATAAGTGGAGGGATTTTGAACGTTCCCCTTTTCCACGTTCTTGTTGAAATTCCTGTTAGATACTCAATAGGTACTTCGAGTGTGGCCATCTTTTTCACAGCTCTAGCTGGAACTTATGGTCATTTCAAAGTAGGACACGTAAACATAGAAACAACACTCCTCTTAGCGCCTGGATTAATAGTTGGTGGATATCTGGGAGCAAAAGGTGCACATATCTTACATCCTGAGAAATTAAAACGATGGTTTGCTCTTATGCTGATTTTGATTGGAGTTAAAATGCTCCTCTAA
- a CDS encoding helix-turn-helix transcriptional regulator, whose protein sequence is MKKILALISILTILPLISAQFTVSEMELTVYTDGYVKVHYQIIPDEYSSQIILPFLGENYEGLAVVDENNSPLNFEIYDRHIVIYVGEAQIVDVSYYTPDITYKEGLVWTINVSSEFPFDIILPENAVVVDLSEVPLKIASNLITMPPGNQSISYTLEFKETPVEEGQNYGKYLLPLGILVLILLISIVLARNRRKEPKRTETHIDKEEFLKKLESFNLNEDERRALLYILEKGGRASQAEVRTALEIPKTTAWRMFKRLEKQGLVKIIKGRKENWVELKL, encoded by the coding sequence ATGAAGAAAATCCTAGCTTTAATCAGCATCCTTACAATTTTACCCCTTATCAGTGCCCAATTTACAGTCTCTGAGATGGAATTAACTGTGTACACTGATGGTTATGTCAAAGTTCATTATCAAATAATTCCCGATGAATACTCCTCCCAGATAATTCTGCCGTTTTTAGGAGAGAACTACGAAGGACTGGCAGTCGTTGATGAAAATAACAGCCCATTAAATTTCGAGATTTACGACAGACATATAGTGATATATGTTGGCGAGGCCCAAATCGTTGATGTTTCCTATTATACACCAGATATTACATATAAAGAGGGACTAGTATGGACAATTAATGTTTCTAGTGAGTTTCCCTTTGATATAATCCTACCAGAAAATGCTGTCGTTGTGGATCTTTCAGAAGTGCCCCTCAAAATAGCCTCTAATTTAATAACAATGCCCCCTGGGAATCAAAGTATATCATACACTCTGGAATTCAAAGAAACTCCTGTGGAGGAAGGACAAAATTATGGCAAATACCTTTTACCATTAGGAATTTTGGTACTTATACTCCTGATTTCTATTGTCCTTGCCAGAAACAGGAGAAAAGAGCCCAAAAGAACAGAAACCCACATAGACAAAGAAGAATTCTTGAAAAAACTCGAGTCTTTTAATCTAAATGAAGACGAAAGAAGAGCATTACTTTATATCTTAGAGAAAGGTGGAAGAGCCAGCCAAGCAGAAGTGAGAACTGCTCTGGAGATACCAAAAACCACAGCTTGGAGAATGTTCAAACGTCTTGAAAAGCAAGGGTTAGTGAAAATAATCAAAGGAAGAAAAGAAAACTGGGTGGAACTCAAGCTTTGA
- a CDS encoding nicotinate phosphoribosyltransferase: MRDFYIAHEDEIKSGETTDVYFIRTKKVLEEKNIHKKVFADISTTSLPKNWKWGVLAGVEEVAKLLEGHPVNVYSMPEGTIFHPYEPVMQIEGYYKEFGIFETALLGMLSQASGIATAALRTKIAAKFKPVYSFGIRHMHPAIAPMIDRSAFIGGCDGVSGVLGAKMIGEKPVGTMPHALILTIGDQVKAWKYFDEVMPEEVPRVALVDTLYDEKLEALMAAEALGKKLTAIRLDTPSSRRGNFKRIIEEVRWELDLRGYEHVKIFLSGGLDEESLKELVEVADAFGVGGSIASAKPIDFSLDIVEVEGKAHTKRGKLSGRKQVYRCEKGHYHRVPADRQLKKCPLCGAEVEPLLKPLIKDGEIVADLPKAREIRKYVLEQAKKFGLTLE, encoded by the coding sequence ATGAGAGACTTTTACATCGCTCATGAAGATGAGATAAAAAGCGGTGAAACTACTGATGTCTATTTTATCAGAACAAAAAAAGTTCTCGAGGAAAAGAATATTCATAAAAAAGTTTTTGCAGACATAAGCACCACATCACTCCCAAAAAATTGGAAATGGGGAGTTTTAGCAGGAGTTGAGGAAGTGGCAAAACTTCTGGAAGGTCACCCAGTGAACGTTTATTCTATGCCAGAAGGCACAATCTTCCACCCATACGAACCAGTAATGCAAATCGAAGGATACTACAAAGAATTTGGAATTTTTGAGACTGCTTTACTCGGAATGTTAAGTCAAGCAAGTGGAATCGCAACTGCAGCACTGAGAACAAAGATTGCAGCCAAATTTAAACCAGTATATTCATTTGGAATAAGACATATGCATCCAGCTATAGCACCAATGATAGATCGCTCAGCATTTATAGGGGGATGTGATGGTGTCAGTGGTGTTCTTGGAGCGAAAATGATAGGAGAAAAGCCTGTTGGAACGATGCCTCACGCTCTAATATTAACTATTGGAGACCAAGTCAAAGCATGGAAATACTTTGATGAGGTAATGCCTGAGGAAGTACCAAGAGTCGCTCTTGTAGACACGCTCTATGACGAGAAGCTAGAGGCATTAATGGCTGCTGAGGCCCTAGGAAAGAAACTAACAGCAATTAGACTAGATACACCAAGCTCTAGAAGAGGGAATTTCAAACGAATAATTGAAGAAGTAAGATGGGAGCTGGATTTAAGAGGTTACGAACATGTAAAAATCTTTTTAAGTGGGGGACTTGACGAAGAGAGCCTTAAAGAGCTCGTAGAGGTTGCAGATGCTTTTGGTGTGGGTGGAAGTATAGCAAGTGCAAAGCCAATAGACTTCTCTCTCGACATAGTAGAAGTTGAAGGAAAAGCTCATACAAAAAGAGGGAAACTCAGTGGAAGGAAACAAGTCTACCGCTGTGAAAAGGGACATTATCATAGAGTTCCAGCAGATAGACAACTCAAAAAATGCCCCTTATGTGGAGCAGAAGTTGAACCCCTCCTAAAGCCACTAATAAAAGATGGAGAAATAGTAGCAGATCTACCAAAGGCAAGAGAAATAAGGAAATACGTACTAGAACAAGCTAAAAAATTTGGACTCACATTAGAATAG
- a CDS encoding sulfite exporter TauE/SafE family protein, whose amino-acid sequence MLKSIGYFGVGVFIGILAALFGLGGGFLVVPTLNLLGVEIHHAVGTSSAAVVFTSLSSAIAYHRQGRIHHKAGLLLASTAVIGAYIGAWITSYISASQLKVIFGVVLFLVAIRIYRKKSREPHEVDLTQIQLDYKIVPIGGFIAGIASGLLGIGGGAINVPFLTYMGLPIHYAVATSSFAIVFTATSGALKHYMLGNVEVEWLLLLVPGLIVGAQLGARIAKRTKASSLTKAFAVVMAFLAIRMVLKGLGYPVP is encoded by the coding sequence GTGCTAAAATCCATTGGATATTTTGGTGTTGGAGTTTTCATAGGCATACTGGCTGCGTTATTCGGACTTGGGGGAGGCTTTTTAGTAGTTCCCACCCTGAATCTCCTAGGAGTTGAAATTCACCATGCCGTTGGTACTTCAAGCGCTGCTGTTGTTTTTACATCCCTAAGCTCCGCTATAGCCTACCACAGGCAGGGGAGAATACACCATAAGGCAGGTTTGCTTTTGGCAAGTACTGCTGTTATAGGGGCTTATATTGGGGCATGGATAACGAGTTACATCAGTGCAAGCCAGCTAAAAGTAATCTTTGGTGTTGTTCTCTTTCTAGTTGCAATAAGGATCTACCGCAAAAAGAGCAGAGAGCCTCATGAGGTAGATTTAACCCAAATACAGCTCGATTATAAGATAGTTCCTATCGGAGGGTTTATAGCAGGAATAGCCAGTGGACTGCTTGGGATAGGGGGTGGAGCAATAAACGTCCCATTTTTGACTTACATGGGGTTGCCAATCCACTATGCTGTAGCAACTTCAAGCTTTGCTATTGTGTTCACAGCCACAAGTGGGGCCTTGAAGCATTACATGCTTGGTAATGTCGAAGTAGAGTGGCTCCTCCTGCTTGTCCCAGGGTTAATAGTTGGAGCCCAATTGGGAGCAAGAATAGCAAAAAGAACAAAAGCAAGCAGTCTAACAAAAGCTTTTGCAGTAGTAATGGCATTCTTAGCAATTAGGATGGTTCTCAAGGGTCTTGGGTATCCTGTTCCTTGA
- the dph5 gene encoding diphthine synthase — protein MAIYFIGLGLYDEKDITLKGLEIAKKCELLFAEFYTSLLAGTTIEKIEQQIGKPIRVLNREDVELNFEKIVLKEAKEKNVAFLTAGDPMVATTHADLRIRAKQMGIESYIIHAPSIYSAISITGLHIYKFGKSATVAYPEKNWFPTSHYDVLKENKERGLHTLLFLDIKAEQGRYMTANEAMRILLQIEEMKKGNVFTENTLAIVLARAGSLTPTLKAGYVKEMIKEDFGNQPHVLIVPGKLHIVEAEYLVEFANAPKEILKEV, from the coding sequence ATGGCAATTTATTTCATAGGTCTCGGACTTTATGATGAAAAGGATATCACTCTTAAAGGTCTAGAGATAGCAAAGAAGTGTGAATTATTATTCGCAGAGTTTTACACCTCCCTTTTAGCAGGAACCACCATAGAAAAAATAGAGCAACAGATAGGAAAACCTATTAGAGTTCTAAATCGAGAGGATGTTGAACTAAACTTTGAAAAGATAGTTCTCAAGGAGGCCAAAGAAAAGAACGTTGCTTTTTTAACCGCCGGAGATCCAATGGTAGCTACTACACACGCAGATCTAAGGATAAGAGCAAAACAGATGGGAATAGAAAGTTACATTATTCACGCCCCATCAATATACTCAGCCATATCGATAACAGGACTTCATATCTATAAATTTGGAAAAAGCGCTACTGTTGCCTATCCAGAAAAAAATTGGTTTCCAACAAGCCATTATGATGTACTAAAAGAAAACAAAGAACGTGGGCTCCATACTCTCCTCTTTCTCGACATAAAAGCAGAACAAGGAAGGTACATGACCGCAAATGAAGCTATGCGCATCCTTCTACAGATAGAAGAAATGAAGAAAGGGAATGTCTTCACTGAGAACACATTAGCAATCGTACTCGCTAGAGCAGGATCACTAACCCCCACACTTAAAGCAGGATACGTAAAAGAGATGATAAAAGAAGATTTTGGGAACCAACCTCACGTATTAATAGTCCCAGGCAAGCTTCACATAGTAGAAGCAGAATATCTCGTGGAATTTGCCAACGCCCCAAAGGAAATACTGAAAGAGGTTTAA
- a CDS encoding M42 family metallopeptidase yields the protein MLVEMLREITQIPGISGYEDEVRAKLIEWIEPYANYKVDTIGNLIVELGEGEEKAIFMAHMDEIGLLITSITKNGKLKFRKIGGIDDRLLLGRHVELVTEKGKLDGVIGVTPVHLNLERKFETLPWHALEIDIGAESKEEALEMGVKVLDFAVFKKHFSVLNKKYVVTRSLDDRFGVIALVEAIKNLVDHDLDGKYIFAFTVQEEIGLKGAKFLANTHSPKYAIAVDSFACCSFLTGDVKLGEGAVIRAVDNSAIYTPSLARKALEIAQKNNIPIQIGVTGGGTDASVFETKSQTLALSVPIRYLHSETEMLHIRDLEALIKLIEALAFELE from the coding sequence ATGCTAGTAGAGATGCTCAGAGAAATAACTCAAATCCCGGGTATATCGGGATATGAAGATGAAGTAAGGGCAAAGTTGATTGAATGGATAGAACCATACGCCAATTACAAAGTAGACACAATAGGAAACCTTATCGTAGAGCTTGGAGAGGGTGAAGAGAAAGCCATTTTTATGGCACATATGGATGAGATAGGGCTCTTAATCACAAGTATAACAAAAAATGGAAAACTTAAGTTTAGAAAAATTGGCGGGATAGATGACAGACTTTTATTAGGTAGGCATGTAGAGCTTGTAACCGAAAAAGGAAAGCTTGATGGAGTAATAGGAGTTACTCCAGTCCATCTGAACTTAGAGAGAAAGTTTGAGACTCTTCCATGGCATGCTTTAGAAATAGACATTGGAGCAGAATCAAAAGAAGAGGCCCTTGAAATGGGAGTTAAAGTACTGGATTTTGCCGTTTTTAAGAAGCACTTTAGCGTCTTGAACAAGAAATACGTGGTTACAAGATCATTGGATGATAGATTTGGTGTCATTGCCCTTGTAGAGGCAATAAAAAATTTAGTCGATCATGATTTAGATGGTAAGTACATCTTTGCATTCACAGTTCAGGAAGAAATTGGTCTTAAAGGTGCAAAATTCCTAGCAAATACTCACTCCCCCAAGTATGCTATAGCCGTAGATTCCTTTGCGTGCTGCTCATTCCTAACCGGAGATGTAAAATTAGGGGAAGGAGCAGTTATAAGGGCCGTTGACAATTCAGCCATATACACTCCTTCTTTAGCAAGAAAGGCCCTTGAGATAGCACAGAAGAACAACATTCCTATACAGATTGGTGTTACTGGAGGAGGAACCGATGCATCAGTATTCGAAACTAAAAGCCAGACATTAGCCTTAAGCGTTCCTATAAGATATCTTCATAGTGAGACGGAAATGTTACACATAAGAGATTTAGAGGCCCTGATAAAACTAATTGAGGCATTAGCGTTTGAGCTTGAATAA
- a CDS encoding NAD(P)-dependent malic enzyme, translated as MIDEEFRKRLAEHALEYHRNNFPGNGKIEIIPKVKVGDPYDLSLAYTPGVAEPCRSIVAGRSYEDYTVIPNTVAVISDGSAVLGLGDIGVLAGMPVLEGKCVLFKVLAGVDAFPILIDTKEVDEIVNTVKLISRGFGGINLEDISAPRCFEIEERLKKELDIPVFHDDQHGTAVVTLAGLINALKIVGKNFEEIKVAIKGAGAAGIAIAKILHHKGVKEIVMVDRKGVIYEGREGLNPYKREVAKFNIYGVEGNLIDAIEGADVFIGVSVGESVNEEIIQKMSDDAIVFAMANPIPEIMPEKAKKAGAKIVATGRSDYPNQINNVLGFPGIFRGALDVRAKEITLNMNIAAAEAIANVVSDEELSEEYIIPTPLHPEVYPMEARAVAEQAMKDGVARRKISGEWVEEYTRKLRAFYQHYIAPINRKRKKFG; from the coding sequence ATGATTGATGAAGAATTTAGAAAAAGGCTTGCAGAACATGCTCTTGAATATCATAGGAATAATTTTCCAGGAAATGGTAAGATAGAAATTATTCCAAAGGTGAAAGTTGGGGATCCTTATGATCTCAGCTTGGCTTATACCCCAGGGGTTGCTGAACCGTGCAGATCTATTGTTGCTGGGAGGAGTTATGAGGATTATACTGTAATTCCAAATACTGTAGCTGTTATTTCTGATGGTTCTGCAGTACTGGGTCTTGGAGATATTGGTGTCTTGGCCGGAATGCCCGTTCTGGAGGGAAAATGTGTTCTTTTTAAAGTGTTAGCGGGAGTAGATGCTTTTCCAATACTAATAGACACTAAAGAAGTCGATGAGATTGTAAATACTGTAAAGCTGATTTCAAGGGGATTTGGAGGTATAAATCTTGAGGATATTTCTGCCCCGAGATGTTTTGAAATTGAAGAGAGATTAAAGAAGGAGCTGGACATCCCAGTTTTTCACGATGATCAGCATGGAACAGCGGTTGTTACTTTAGCGGGACTTATAAATGCATTAAAAATTGTTGGGAAAAACTTTGAAGAGATAAAAGTAGCCATAAAAGGAGCTGGTGCAGCGGGGATTGCAATAGCCAAAATTCTTCACCATAAAGGGGTTAAGGAAATAGTGATGGTAGACAGGAAGGGAGTAATCTATGAGGGCAGAGAAGGCTTAAATCCATACAAAAGAGAAGTGGCCAAATTTAACATATACGGCGTAGAAGGGAATTTGATCGATGCCATTGAAGGAGCAGACGTTTTCATAGGAGTCAGTGTAGGAGAGAGTGTAAATGAAGAAATAATCCAAAAAATGAGCGATGATGCTATAGTTTTTGCAATGGCAAATCCCATTCCGGAGATCATGCCTGAAAAGGCCAAAAAAGCAGGTGCTAAGATAGTTGCTACTGGCAGAAGTGATTATCCTAACCAAATAAATAATGTTCTGGGATTTCCGGGGATATTCAGAGGAGCGTTGGACGTGAGAGCAAAGGAGATAACGTTGAATATGAACATAGCAGCGGCAGAGGCAATAGCTAACGTTGTTTCAGATGAGGAACTTTCTGAGGAGTATATAATTCCTACTCCCCTGCACCCGGAAGTTTATCCAATGGAAGCAAGAGCAGTTGCAGAACAAGCTATGAAAGATGGAGTGGCTAGAAGGAAAATAAGTGGAGAATGGGTAGAAGAGTACACAAGAAAGCTGAGAGCCTTTTATCAACACTACATTGCCCCAATAAACAGAAAAAGAAAGAAATTTGGTTAA
- the bpsA gene encoding N(4)-bis(aminopropyl)spermidine synthase has protein sequence MMDIVERVKEKTPIPVYERKIENVLSAILASNNPWRIVDLSEEPLPLVVAVVEALHELNYVEFREGIILTQKGKELVEKYGIGKREDYTCKHCEGKTVELDAFSELLEQFKEIVKERPEPKHEFDQAYVTPETTVSRIALMHTRGDLENKEVFVLGDDDLTSIALMLSGLPKRIAVLDIDERLTNFIEKTAEELGYDNVEIFTFDLRKPLPEYALRKFDTFITDPPETVDAVRAFVGRGIATLKGPGCAGYFGITRRESSTDKWHQIEKLLITEFNVVITDIIRNFNEYVNWGYVEETRAWKLLPIKVMPEYNWYKSYMFRIQTIEGSKGYEDEITAGQELYDDDESSTT, from the coding sequence ATGATGGATATTGTGGAGAGAGTTAAAGAGAAAACCCCCATTCCGGTTTATGAGAGAAAAATCGAGAATGTATTAAGTGCTATTTTAGCGAGTAATAATCCATGGAGGATCGTTGATCTAAGTGAGGAACCACTTCCACTTGTAGTTGCAGTTGTTGAAGCACTCCACGAGTTAAACTACGTTGAATTCAGAGAGGGCATAATTCTTACTCAAAAGGGGAAGGAGCTCGTGGAGAAGTATGGGATTGGAAAAAGAGAGGATTATACCTGTAAACATTGTGAAGGAAAGACGGTTGAACTCGATGCATTTAGCGAGCTTCTTGAGCAATTTAAAGAGATTGTAAAAGAGAGGCCTGAACCGAAACATGAGTTTGATCAAGCTTATGTAACTCCTGAAACAACAGTCTCAAGAATTGCTTTAATGCATACTAGAGGGGACTTGGAGAATAAAGAGGTCTTTGTTTTGGGGGATGATGATCTCACAAGCATTGCTTTAATGCTTTCAGGCCTTCCAAAGAGAATTGCGGTTCTTGATATTGATGAACGCCTTACAAACTTTATTGAAAAAACAGCAGAGGAGCTAGGATATGATAATGTAGAAATATTCACTTTCGATCTTAGAAAACCCCTACCAGAGTATGCCTTGAGAAAGTTTGATACTTTCATCACAGATCCCCCCGAAACAGTAGATGCAGTTAGAGCATTTGTAGGAAGGGGAATAGCTACACTGAAAGGCCCTGGATGTGCAGGGTATTTTGGTATAACAAGAAGAGAAAGCTCTACTGATAAATGGCACCAGATAGAAAAGCTTCTCATAACCGAGTTCAACGTTGTTATCACAGATATAATAAGGAACTTTAATGAATATGTCAACTGGGGTTATGTGGAAGAGACTAGAGCATGGAAACTCTTGCCAATAAAAGTTATGCCAGAGTATAACTGGTATAAGAGCTACATGTTTAGAATACAAACTATTGAAGGTTCAAAAGGTTACGAAGATGAGATTACTGCTGGGCAAGAACTCTACGACGATGACGAGAGTTCTACAACTTGA
- the metG gene encoding methionine--tRNA ligase, whose product MRFTVTSALPYANGPIHAGHLAGAYLPADIFVRYLRLKGEDVVFICGTDEHGTPITFRALKEGKSPREIVDYYHEHIKTTFERAKISFDYFGRTELPVHYRISQEFFLKALENGYLVKKVEKQAYCEHDKMFLPDRYVIGTCPYCGAEEQRGDQCEVCGHPLTPEKLINPKCNICGNSITFRDSAHYYIRMQDFQEKLKNWVLRQEHWKSNVRNTVLGWINEGLEERAITRDLSWGIPVPLEDEDVKGKVLYVWFEAPIGYVSITIEHFKKLGKENEWKKYWFNIDGETRVIHFIGKDNVPFHAIFWPAFLMAYGTYEDNNAKFEWNLPYDIPANEYLNLEGRKFSTSRNWAIWVHEFLDAFPADYLRYYLTAIMPETRDSDFSFEDFKKKINEELVNNLGNFVHRALTFVNRYFDGKVPETGELDDLDRKALKEIEKTLEEVGRLISRYQFKEALKRVMALAIFGNQYFDYQRPWKTAKTDKVRTGTTINISLQLVKALGILLEPFLPDASEKIWHLLNIEEVKRWEFVPLEAGHKVRKAEILFRKVSDEDIIAYVVNYIGKGNPESARILLDKYYKMEDVIKIAKERLGDESEIILRRIYGEKMKITPKREKKEGSKVSYVKFEEFAKLDIRVGKIIGIEDHPNADKLYLIKVDLGDEVRQLVAGLKKYYKKEELLNRYVAVITNLEPKKLRGIESQGMILAADDGKNVALLTPEKEVKLGAKVR is encoded by the coding sequence ATGAGGTTCACAGTGACATCTGCTTTGCCTTATGCTAATGGCCCTATTCATGCGGGGCATTTGGCTGGAGCCTACCTGCCAGCGGATATATTCGTACGTTACTTGAGGTTAAAAGGAGAGGACGTTGTATTTATATGTGGAACAGATGAGCATGGTACACCAATAACTTTCAGAGCCCTTAAAGAAGGAAAGAGCCCAAGGGAAATAGTTGATTATTATCATGAGCACATCAAGACAACTTTTGAGAGGGCTAAAATTAGTTTTGATTACTTTGGTAGAACTGAGCTCCCGGTTCATTATCGTATAAGTCAAGAGTTCTTCCTTAAAGCTCTTGAAAATGGTTACTTAGTTAAGAAAGTTGAAAAACAAGCTTATTGTGAGCACGATAAAATGTTCTTGCCTGACAGGTATGTTATTGGAACATGTCCTTACTGTGGTGCAGAAGAGCAAAGAGGAGATCAATGTGAAGTCTGTGGACATCCACTAACTCCAGAGAAACTTATAAATCCGAAATGTAATATCTGCGGAAACTCAATTACCTTTAGGGACTCAGCTCATTACTATATAAGAATGCAAGACTTTCAAGAAAAACTTAAGAATTGGGTTCTCAGGCAAGAACACTGGAAATCAAATGTTAGGAACACTGTGTTAGGGTGGATTAATGAAGGTTTGGAAGAGAGAGCAATAACCAGGGATCTAAGTTGGGGGATTCCGGTTCCGTTAGAAGATGAAGATGTTAAAGGAAAAGTTCTCTATGTATGGTTTGAAGCCCCAATTGGGTATGTATCAATAACAATAGAGCACTTCAAAAAGCTTGGAAAAGAGAATGAGTGGAAAAAATATTGGTTCAACATTGATGGTGAAACAAGAGTAATTCATTTCATTGGAAAAGACAATGTCCCGTTCCACGCCATATTCTGGCCAGCATTCCTAATGGCTTATGGAACGTATGAGGATAATAATGCTAAGTTTGAATGGAATCTTCCATATGATATACCAGCAAACGAATACCTGAATCTTGAGGGAAGAAAGTTCTCAACAAGCAGAAATTGGGCGATATGGGTCCATGAGTTCCTCGATGCATTTCCTGCAGATTATTTGAGGTACTACCTAACGGCTATAATGCCTGAAACAAGGGACAGTGACTTTAGCTTTGAGGACTTCAAAAAGAAAATAAACGAGGAACTTGTGAACAATCTTGGAAACTTTGTACACCGAGCACTGACCTTTGTGAACAGGTATTTTGATGGAAAGGTTCCAGAAACTGGAGAACTTGATGATCTTGATAGAAAAGCACTTAAAGAAATTGAAAAAACCTTGGAGGAAGTAGGTAGGCTTATTTCGAGATATCAGTTTAAGGAAGCTCTCAAGAGAGTAATGGCCCTAGCAATATTTGGAAACCAGTACTTTGACTATCAGAGGCCATGGAAGACTGCTAAGACTGATAAAGTTAGAACAGGAACTACAATAAATATTTCTCTCCAGTTAGTTAAGGCCCTTGGGATCCTCCTTGAGCCATTCCTTCCAGATGCAAGCGAAAAAATATGGCATCTGCTTAACATTGAGGAAGTGAAAAGATGGGAATTCGTCCCACTAGAAGCAGGCCACAAAGTTAGAAAGGCTGAGATTCTCTTTAGAAAGGTCAGCGATGAAGACATTATAGCATATGTCGTTAACTACATAGGCAAAGGGAATCCAGAAAGCGCAAGAATTCTCTTAGATAAGTACTACAAAATGGAGGATGTTATTAAGATAGCTAAAGAGAGACTTGGGGATGAAAGTGAGATAATTCTTAGGAGGATTTATGGGGAGAAAATGAAAATCACACCTAAAAGAGAAAAAAAGGAGGGTAGTAAGGTGAGCTATGTGAAATTTGAGGAATTTGCAAAACTTGACATAAGAGTTGGAAAGATAATTGGTATTGAAGACCATCCAAATGCAGACAAGCTTTACTTGATTAAGGTGGATCTTGGAGATGAAGTCAGACAACTCGTAGCAGGACTGAAGAAATATTATAAAAAGGAAGAGTTGCTCAACAGATATGTAGCTGTAATAACAAACCTTGAGCCTAAGAAACTCAGAGGAATCGAGAGTCAGGGAATGATCCTAGCTGCAGATGATGGCAAAAACGTTGCTCTGCTAACTCCAGAAAAAGAAGTTAAACTTGGAGCAAAGGTGAGGTGA